DNA from Alphaproteobacteria bacterium SS10:
AAATTCAAGTTGAGGACCCAGCAGGTAGCCGCCCATTCCCACCACGGGAAGGGGACGTGGTTGATCGCGGTGGTCTGGTCGCCATCGCGCCCAGCGGCACGGTTGAGCGAGCCGTCTCACAAAGCTATGGCGAGCGTGCGATCCTGCGTGCAGCCGGTGCCGATCAGGCGCTGCCGAATATTCGCCAGATTGTGAATGCGGAATCCACCGAGTTGGCTAGCGCCAATGAGAGCTTTACCGACCGTATCTTGTTCTGGCGTGATCCACTTGCGCCCGGCACGATTGTTGATGCCNATGAAGAGCGTCGTCGTCTGCAAGAGAATGAGGCCCTAGGTCGCCCAACCACGGTTGGCGAAACCCCGCGCATTGAGCGTGAGAGCCGAGCCCTACTCGAGGGTCTCTTCGACTTCTAATCCTGGTTCAGCGCTGTCTACAGCCTGAATGTCATCGGTGGGGGCATCACCCATCCGATCATTGATGCCTGTAACCAGGATCGCGCTGCAGAAGACCAGCAGGAATAAGCCACCGCCGCGAATACGGCGCCAATACTCAACGGCCTTGGATTGGCGAGGGTCGGTTAGGTCGATTACCCGTCCGATGGCCCGCAACCGCCGATGGGCAAGCCAAGCGATCCCAGTGCCGAAAATGGCGAACCCGGCCATAAAGCCCAAAAAGGCGTCGGTGATTTCCATCAGTTCAGGCCTTTAGTAGGGTGAGTTTTGAAAGGCTTCGAGCATGGCGGGCGTGGGCTTACCCTTTACCCGGAACATCACGATGTCGGGTGACAGGCGATCCTCAATCTCGCTAACTGCCTCGGCGCCAGCCTGGATATCAGGATCCTGCAACAGACCAAGAACGGCGTTCTTAAGCTCGCCAACTGGATCAGAGCCATCACTCTCAGCTGGCACATCTTTAAGGCTTGAGACCAGCTCACTGGTTCTCGTCGCAGCACCTGCATAGCGATGCCACTGCTCAACCAGTTCGTAGCTGCCATCAAACAGTACGGACACGCCCGGATAATTGAGTGATGTGAAGGTTGAGAAGCCGCCAATGCTGTTGGGGATCTCCGCGGTGCCTGCATTTGGTGGAAGACCAAGCTTGCGCACCACGTCAAAGACCTTGTCCTCGGGTTCGATCCCGCGTTCAGCATTAATCTGGGGCACGATAACTGCTGCCTGCAAGAAGCGGGAGGTCAGAAGAGACTCAGTGCGTACCCGGATCTCGCGAAGCGGCATCTCCTCCAGACACTGCGGTGCGTTAGCGAAAAATTCTTGCCCGCGATTTTTGATGAAGGACATCGCCGTGTTTCGCATCGGCATGAACTGCATCTGACGCTGGCAGGCACCGGTTGCAATGAAGTCGAGCTCTACCTGTCCATTGGCCAGCTTCACGGTGATATCGCCAATGCCAACCGACGTGCTTTGGAAACCATAGGTATCAATGACGTAGGCCAGCTGCGTCTCATTGATGGCTAAATCACCCCAATAACCAGCGGTCTTATAGTGATCCGCGGTCGGCCCATGCAGGGAATATGTCGATAAGGTCGAAAGGGTCTGTGAGTTCTCGGTGGGTGCTGATGCCACCATATTGGTGTAGTAGAACCAGCCAGCGCCAAGGCCGAAGAACAGAAGCAGTAGAATTACACGCATAGAGTTTGAGCTAGGTTAAGTGGGCGGTTGGGCCAAGCACGATTGTTCATGCAAACGCTTGCCCCAAGAAAGGCTGGTGATGTGTGTAGCACTCATCACGTTCCAGATACCGCGAAATATACCCCTGGACAAATCATGGGTATTGGCCATCTCTCCTTATGGGATTGTTAGCGGGCCGGCATGGTGTTCCGGCCCCTTGGAGTTGCGTAGATGAAAACCTCGGCCTTTCCTCACTTTTGGCGCGTCTGTGGAGCATTGGCGGTACTCGTCGCCGGCGCCGTGTTGTCGGCGGACGCGGTTAAGGCACAGCCGCCTGGCCCGATAGGTCAAAGCAATGGAAACGCTGCTGTCTCAACGCCTGACTGGGCAAACCTAGCGGGTAGCCTGCTCGATAACGTTCCCGACAGCATTTTTGAGCCAGAGACGTTTACCCTGGATAACGGCCTCGAGGTTGTGGTGGTGACCAATGACCGGGCGCCGGTCACGATCCAGATGCTTTGGTACAAAGTTGGTTCCGCTGATGATCCACGTGGCCGCTCCGGGCTGGCGCATTTTGTTGAACACTTAATGTTCAAGGGGACTGAGCGCCTCGGCCCCGGTGAGTTCTCAGAGATGATTGCTGCCGTTGGTGGAACTGAGAACGCCTTCACCAGCTACGATTTCACGGGCTATTTCCAGATTGTCGCTAAGGAACACTTGCCGACGATGATGGAGTTTGAGGCGGACCGGATGACTAATCTGGCCCTCGCGCCCGAACAGGTTGATTCAGAACGCAAGGTGATCGCAGAGGAACGCCGCCAGGTGGTGGATTCCCGACCTAGTCGCCGCCTCGGCGAAGCGATGGATGCGGTGCTGTTCGCGGGGTCTCCATACTGGGTGCCGGTGATTGGCTGGACGGAGGATATCGATAATCTCCGCCAGGAAGATGTAGAGCGGTTCTATGAGCAGTGGTACGCGCCCAATAATGCCATTCTAGTCCTGGCCGGTGACGTAACCGTTGATGAGGCGAGGAAGCTCGCCGAACGCTATTATGGCGCAATTCCAGCCAGCGATCAGGTGCCAGAGCGGACCCGCCACGCGCCACAGCCGATGCAGGCGGATGCGCTGATCACCATGCGCGACCCGCAGGTCGAACGACCAAGCTGGGTCCGGTCGACGCTGATGCCTGAGAATATGCTGCGGACGGAGCCAGAGGCCTACGCCCTAACCGTCCTCGGCAGTATCATGAGTGACGGCACGACGAGCCGCCTCCGTAAGCCATTGGTGTTCGATCAGAAGGTGGCGCTCTCCATCGGGATGTTTTCGCGCTCACGCTTTAACTCGGGCTATGTGACGCTGTATGGCGAACCAACCGAGGCCCATACACTTGAGGAGTTGGAAGCAGCCGTTGATGTTGAAATCGCCCGGCTATTGGAGGACGGCGTAACCGCGGAAGAAGTTGAGGCCGCTCAAGAGCGCCTGCTTGCCTCGGCGATCTTTGCTCGTGATGGCCTTAATCGGCCCGCACGCACGGTCGGCAACACCTTGGTCAGCGGCTATACGATTGAGGATTTAGAGAGTTGGGCCGTGCGGATCTCGGAAGTGACACCGGAACTGGTGAATGAGGTCGCAGCGCAAGTGTTCAATCAACAGAAATCAGTGACCGGCTTTTTGCTGCCGGATGATGATGCCGGAGCTTCCCAATGATGGTTCGCCCGTTTTTCTCAGCCATGTCAGGCCGTTTCCTGGTCGTCCTATCTACCCTGGTTCTCGCCATCGGCTTAGTTCGCCCCGCTCATGCTGGTCCGGATATTCAACGGGTGATGTCGCCCGGTGGGATTGAGGCCTGGCTGATCGAGGATAACTCGCTGCCGATCATCGCGATGGGGTTCAACTTCGACGCTGGTTACTCTTTCGACCCTAAGGGAAAGGAAGGTTTAGCCAGCCTCAGCGCCACATTGCTTACCCGAGGTGCGGGTGAGTTTGATGAGCAAAAGTTTCAAGAGCGCCTCAACAACCGCTCAATCATTCTCAGCTTCGACGTCTATTCCGATAATCTCTATGGCAGCCTTAAGACCCTGAGCCCACGTCGGGATGAGGCGTTTGAGTTCTTGCGTCTCGCCCTTAGCGAACCACGGTTTGAAGCCGAGGCGCTTCAGCGCGCGAAAGAACAACACCTTTCCTCACTGCAGCGAAGCCAAGGTAACGGCCAATGGGTGGCCCAGCGGTTTTTGAGCCGTATGCTCTATGGCGACCATGGTTATGCTGGTGAACGCCTCGGCACCGCGGAAGGGATTGCCGCCGTCACTAAGGATGACATGGTTGGCTATACCCAGCGTTTGATGACCCGTGACACCCTGCTGGTGACGGTGGTTGGTGACATTACAGCGGATGAACTCGCTGATCGCCTAGATCAGGTGTTCGGTGACCTGCCAGCTAGCCGGACCGGCCCAGTTGCTGTCGAGAACACCGTGCCGGATCGAAGCCAAGTCGTGGTGATTGAGCGGGAGGTGCCACAGACGACCGTTAGTATTGGTCAGCAGGGGATTGATCGTGCTGATCCAGATTGGTTTGCCGCCAGCATTGCGAACTA
Protein-coding regions in this window:
- a CDS encoding insulinase family protein, with protein sequence MVRPFFSAMSGRFLVVLSTLVLAIGLVRPAHAGPDIQRVMSPGGIEAWLIEDNSLPIIAMGFNFDAGYSFDPKGKEGLASLSATLLTRGAGEFDEQKFQERLNNRSIILSFDVYSDNLYGSLKTLSPRRDEAFEFLRLALSEPRFEAEALQRAKEQHLSSLQRSQGNGQWVAQRFLSRMLYGDHGYAGERLGTAEGIAAVTKDDMVGYTQRLMTRDTLLVTVVGDITADELADRLDQVFGDLPASRTGPVAVENTVPDRSQVVVIEREVPQTTVSIGQQGIDRADPDWFAASIANYILGGGGFQSRLMKAARVERGLTYGVYSGLRPADAFDVMLMSGSTNHEDAGEFLDVIREEWRVLAEEGPTDDEVERAKGYLIGSFAKRLLSTEGIASVLLAIRESDLGIDYLDQRTSLIEAVSADDVRRVAAELLNPDGLLVSVVGMPEGIEADRTVPLGSDILDALAEEPFGGS
- a CDS encoding DUF3035 domain-containing protein, which translates into the protein MTGKFAGHRGIPTILSVLAIGVGLSACSGVQKQLGLERVSPDEFAVVSRAPLSLPPDVNLRPPQPGAARPQEGXMXDAAAASLFEGRPAPSEIQVEDPAGSRPFPPREGDVVDRGGLVAIAPSGTVERAVSQSYGERAILRAAGADQALPNIRQIVNAESTELASANESFTDRILFWRDPLAPGTIVDAXEERRRLQENEALGRPTTVGETPRIERESRALLEGLFDF
- a CDS encoding insulinase family protein, which produces MAVLVAGAVLSADAVKAQPPGPIGQSNGNAAVSTPDWANLAGSLLDNVPDSIFEPETFTLDNGLEVVVVTNDRAPVTIQMLWYKVGSADDPRGRSGLAHFVEHLMFKGTERLGPGEFSEMIAAVGGTENAFTSYDFTGYFQIVAKEHLPTMMEFEADRMTNLALAPEQVDSERKVIAEERRQVVDSRPSRRLGEAMDAVLFAGSPYWVPVIGWTEDIDNLRQEDVERFYEQWYAPNNAILVLAGDVTVDEARKLAERYYGAIPASDQVPERTRHAPQPMQADALITMRDPQVERPSWVRSTLMPENMLRTEPEAYALTVLGSIMSDGTTSRLRKPLVFDQKVALSIGMFSRSRFNSGYVTLYGEPTEAHTLEELEAAVDVEIARLLEDGVTAEEVEAAQERLLASAIFARDGLNRPARTVGNTLVSGYTIEDLESWAVRISEVTPELVNEVAAQVFNQQKSVTGFLLPDDDAGASQ